In Candidatus Zixiibacteriota bacterium, the genomic window CTACGCCTATCGTCTTCTATTCGGACTGGGCTCGGCCACCAATCTTACCGATCAATATCCCTGGGGTCTCTGGATCGCGGTTGATGTCGCCTCGGGTGTCGCTTTAGCGGCCGGCGGATTCACAACCGCGGCTCTGGTCGAAATTTTCCATAAAGAGAAATATCACGTGGTGGTGCGGCCGGCGCTTCTGACCGCCATGCTGGGGTATACTTTTGTAGTTATCGGACTTCTGGCCGACCTCGGTCGCTATTACAATGTCTGGCACCCGATGCTTCCCTCGATGTGGCAGGGGAATTCGGTTCTATTTGAGGTCGGTATTTGCGTGATGATTTATTTGACCGTCCTCTATATCGAATTTGTGCCGATTGCGGTGGAACGGATCAAAGGGAGGGTGAAGCTCCCCGGGGTGCCGGCGGTTTTCAACCGCCTGGGGGAAACGGCTCTATCTCTGGCTGACAAAACTCTGGGTCGATTTATATTCCTTTTTATCATTGCCGGAGTCGTTCTTTCCTGCCTGCATCAATCATCACTGGGAACCCTTATGGTTATCGCCCCAACCAAGATGCATCCCCTCTGGTACACGCCGATTTCGCCGCTTCTGTTTCTTCTTTCAGCCATAGCGGTCGGTTTCCCGATGGTGATATTTGAATCGATTCTGGCTTCCCGCTCGTTCGGGTTGAAGCCGGAGAAACGGATTCTTTCCTCGCTGGCCCGTTATACGCCCATTCTGCTGGGTGTTTATCTGGTGGCCAAGGTGGTCGACCTGACCATAAGAGAGGCCTGGCCATATCTTCTGGAGGGTTCGTTTCGATCGCTGATGTATATTATCGAGATCTCCCTGGGGGTGATTTTACCGATTATCCTTCTATCGATAAAAAAAGTTCGGGAATCGGTGCGGGGGCTGTTTGTTTCGGCTACACTGGTGATTCTGGGAGTTGCCTTCAATCGGATAAATGTATTTCTGGTCGCATATCAGCCGCCGTATGCGGAGAAGTCTTATTTCCCCTCGCCTTATGAAGTTCTGGTGACCATCGGCCTGATCAGCGCTCTGGTTCTGGTTTATCGATTGGTCGTGATGAATTTTCCGGTTATATCGACGCCGATCAGCGAGGCGATCAGACAGGAGATTCGCAGTGATGATTTGCAGACCAGTTTAGGCAGGGTGAAGTAATATGTTCAAGCGCAAATTAATTCTACTCCAGTTTATCTCACTTATGGTTGTTTTCGGGCTATTCCAATTTTCCTCTGCCGATGTTCCCTCGATAAGGGAAATGTCGAAGATGGATTGCAAAACCTGTCATTCGTGTGACAATCCAACCATAAAAAATAAATGTCTGAAGGCCTGTCCCAGCCTTCCGTTGTCTCATGCGGCCAACGATCATAAGCTTTCCGAGGCGCCCGATTCGATGCTTCTGGATGACCTGGCCGACCTCTATCAACCGGTTCATTTCAATCATAAGCGGCATGCCCGAATGGCCGAGATGGGGGGGGAATGCAGCACCTGTCATCACTATAGTCCCACCGATAAGATACAGCCGTGCAAGGATTGTCACGGCGGCCAGGCCAACCCGAACAACCTTCGTCAGCCGGGCCTGAAAGGCGCCTATCACCGGCAGTGCCTTTCCTGCCACCGGGAATGGAGTCATGACACGAAGTGTGTCTTATGTCATATACCGACAGAGGGGAAAGCGATGGCATCCGGGGCGTCAGATACGACCGATATTATGGGGGCTGCCCACCCGATAATCACGGAACCGTCTAACAAGGTTTATCATACGCCTTTGACCAGCGGTCCGATTGTTACTTTCAAGCATAAAGAGCATATTGTCCTGTTCGGGCTCCGATGTGTTGACTGCCACAAGAAAGAGAACTGCAGTTACTGCCATGACCTGCAAAAGCCGGCGGCCCTGGTGAAGAGTGAACAGCAGATACACGGCATGTGCAACGATTGCCATCGTCAGGACAAATGCCAGAAGTGCCACGATAATCGTGAACGCCCGGCTTTCTCGCATGAAAGCACCGGTTGGGCGCTTAACAGATATCATAACCGGCTGGATTGCCAGGCCTGTCATCCGACGGGGAAGAAAATCGCCAGACTCAGCAACCAGTGCGAGGCCTGTCATGGCGGATGGAATCAGGATAATTTTGAGCATGCCGCGACCGGTCTGGAACTGGACGAGACACATCTGGCGATGGATTGCACCGATTGTCATGCCAATAGAAAATATAATGCCAAGCCGGACTGCTCGGGATGCCATGATGACGGCCGAACATACAAGGATATGCCGCCCGGAAAAGTAGTAAAAAAGATGTAGGCTTTTGTCGATTGGCAGCAGAGATTCATATCATTTCCCGACTTGAATAAGAAGAGACCCGATAAATTCCATACCGGGTCTCCATTTTTCGTCGTTCGTGCAGGCGCCAAAGAGTAGACTTTCGCAATCTTTAGAATAGCGGCGCTACTGAGAGGCACTTCTTGCATTTCGCGCACAGGGGCCCCTTTTGCCCGTTACTGCACTTCTGCAGACAGAGATTCTGAAATGCGATGACTTCGCTAGGAGTCTTGGGGCAGATAGTGTCCGGCGTCGCCTCCTGCGGATTCATGTTATCCCCCATTGTGATGTTTGTCACGTCAGCGGAACCGTAAACAGGAGCAACTGCCTGCGAATTCATGCTGATAAACATTGAGGCCGAAAAAGTCACCAGCACTGCGAGCGCCATCCAAACGTACTTTGACTTAATCATTTTCTTCACCTCCCTTAAAGGAATAGTGTTCGGTTAAGACATTCAGGTCTTCCGCGGTAAGACCTTTATTATCTTCTTCATAGATAATTTCGAAACTTTGCGGGTTCATGAATTTCCTGATGAAATGGAATCCTGGCGAGACAGCCCCGGTGTTTCGCTGTCTGATAAATATGAGCTCATAGAAAAAAGTGGAATCGGAGAGATTGAAGAAGACCGAGGCGCCGATCAGACGATCGTTATCCGGGGAATAGGGGCAAATCCGCTTGGATTGTGAATTTGTATCGATCAGATTGAGAAGTTCTGTGGCCGGATCAAACCATCCGAGGCTGGGGGCGAATCTGGGCAAAGAACCATGACTATATGCATTTCGGGCCAAAATGACTGTTTCTTTGACCGGTTCTTTAGATGCTCTCTGCGGGTCTGTCACACCGCAGGTCAAACTCCAGAGCACCAGGATTGCCGCCGGCACCAAGATGAACCGCTCTACCCCATTGAAAACGCCCTTCGTATTCATGACACACCTCCTGTCTTCTTGGTCTCTCTTCATCGTCAATCAACACACTCCGATGGGGTGTTAATCAACCGGTGTGCCTGCAGAAGTGGCGGCAGAATGAAATGACAAATGTGATGATATTGAAGGAGATAGATTGAATTAGAGTGAAAGCACTATAGAAGGGGATTCGATTGGGGTGCGTAACTTACGCGGATGGGGCTAATAAGGTGCGTAAGTTACGCAGCCGCCTTCGGTGAGAGACCGTACTTCATTATATGAGACCGCACCCACCCCTCGGACTTGCCGAGGATTCGGGCGGTCTTGCGGCGAT contains:
- the hybB gene encoding Ni/Fe-hydrogenase cytochrome b subunit — translated: YAYRLLFGLGSATNLTDQYPWGLWIAVDVASGVALAAGGFTTAALVEIFHKEKYHVVVRPALLTAMLGYTFVVIGLLADLGRYYNVWHPMLPSMWQGNSVLFEVGICVMIYLTVLYIEFVPIAVERIKGRVKLPGVPAVFNRLGETALSLADKTLGRFIFLFIIAGVVLSCLHQSSLGTLMVIAPTKMHPLWYTPISPLLFLLSAIAVGFPMVIFESILASRSFGLKPEKRILSSLARYTPILLGVYLVAKVVDLTIREAWPYLLEGSFRSLMYIIEISLGVILPIILLSIKKVRESVRGLFVSATLVILGVAFNRINVFLVAYQPPYAEKSYFPSPYEVLVTIGLISALVLVYRLVVMNFPVISTPISEAIRQEIRSDDLQTSLGRVK
- a CDS encoding cytochrome c3 family protein, giving the protein MFKRKLILLQFISLMVVFGLFQFSSADVPSIREMSKMDCKTCHSCDNPTIKNKCLKACPSLPLSHAANDHKLSEAPDSMLLDDLADLYQPVHFNHKRHARMAEMGGECSTCHHYSPTDKIQPCKDCHGGQANPNNLRQPGLKGAYHRQCLSCHREWSHDTKCVLCHIPTEGKAMASGASDTTDIMGAAHPIITEPSNKVYHTPLTSGPIVTFKHKEHIVLFGLRCVDCHKKENCSYCHDLQKPAALVKSEQQIHGMCNDCHRQDKCQKCHDNRERPAFSHESTGWALNRYHNRLDCQACHPTGKKIARLSNQCEACHGGWNQDNFEHAATGLELDETHLAMDCTDCHANRKYNAKPDCSGCHDDGRTYKDMPPGKVVKKM